Genomic DNA from Chloroflexota bacterium:
CGCGCGTGCGACGGCAATCGCTCCAGCGAAACGCGTGTTCCCAGGTCATCCGCCAATCGATTACCCAGTACGAATGGGCTTGCACCTGATACGCCGGGAGATTACCCGTTCCATTTTCTGGTTTCTGCGCAGATGAGGTCACGTAAATGTGTTCGGTCACTTGCTGGCGCGACGCATCTTCTTGTGGTTGTCCCCACGCCCGCTCATCCCACACGTATCGAATCCACGCCGGCGCTGGGTCGGGCGATGGATTGGGCCACGCGATTTGACGCCATCGAATACAGAAATATAGGTTGCGATAATCTTCGTCGTAGCCCCAGGTTCGTGGATTCCAGTTGTCCACCTGGGGTGACGTGCATGCCCAATCTTGAATGATCAACCCAGGAGCAGTGAATTCCATTTTGTCATTCACGATCCCTCGCGGGTACGGTTTGTAGGTGATCGGCACCGGCGGGATACGCGCTTCAGCTCGGCGTGTCCATCCGATCAAGCACCACACGCCCGTTTGCGTAAAGCCAGCCGGACACGGCAGCGGATTGACCTTAATCGTCGTCGGCGTCGGTGTGCCACAGTTGTAGGCGGCGATCACCGAAATCGCGCTGGGATAACACTGCCCGGTCGTTTGGTCACACACGTACTTGACGTGCCAATATCCGGTTGGCGACACAGAATCTGGAACGCAATAACGCCAGCGATAAAAAGTACCAGGTGGCGGTGTTTCAGTTGGCGGTCGCGTCGGTCTGGGTTGCGTCGGTCGCGGCGTCCCCGGTGGAACGGTAATGATACGCGTCGGCACGGCTGTTGCGACTGCTGTTCCCTGACAAATGAGACTGCCGCTCGGATCGATCCGGCATCCTGGCGGTGGATCATCGGCGCGAATGAGTGATACGCCACCGAAGCACAACAGGCAGAGCAGCAACAACGAAGCGCACAGGATAAGCAAGACGCGACCGAACTTGATTGGCGTGATCATCGAATCGTCCGAAAAAGTTCATCCACGTAAATGGTCTTGTCGTCGTCCAAGTCGTACTTGATCGTCAAGCGGGCGATCTTCCAGCGTTTATCTTTTGGATCGTACTCAAGAGTATAGCCCCAGGTTCCCTTATGCGCCTTGACGTTGATCTGCTTGCGCGTTCGCGTGTCAAATAATTTCCAGTCGGTTCCGCTGAAATCGGAAAGATTCATCTGCATGCCATCTTCCGAGAAAGCGTTGAACAGGGGTTTGTCCATCGGCGATGGCAAACGCGATTGAAAGGCGAGTGGCGCGGAAATCACTTTGAGCGATCCGTCGAAACTATCCTGAATGTCGAGCCGTTCTTTCGTGAGCGCTTTGTCGGTAAAGTATTCGGACAGATGCGCCAACAAATAATCGCGCTCAAAGAGGTGATCCATTTTCCATTTTTGCGCGGCTTGATAATCGCGCATCACCCACACCTTGATCTCCTGTGGTCCATCGTAGATCGTTTGACCAAGCGGATTCTTCGTTTGCCAGACCGTCCACGTGATGACCTGGGACGTGCGGATCGTCGGCGTCACCGTCATTGAGCTAGCGACGACCGTGATGTTTCCGGCAATCTGCGTTGGACTCGTCACTGGCGCAGGTAACAGAGGCGACACATTGCGAGTGACGACGAGGTATGCGCCTATCAAACATGCCAGCGCGAACAGGATGGCGATGAAGATGATGATCCAAGCGAGCGGACCGAGTCGCTTGCGATTGCGCAACGTATCTTCTTGAATGAATTTGTCTTGGAGTGTCATTGTCCCTCACTGTTAATTCCGAATGCCGGATAAGCTCGTCCTTCGACGCGCATTGAAAGCGAAGAGATGCCGGCGAGTCGAAAGAAAATCGTTTGCACCTGTGCGTTCGCGTTCACGATCACTTGATTGTTGCCGATATGAATACCAGCCACTTGCATTTGTCCGCGTTGGTTGATGTTCACAAAGCCGCTGGCTGCGCTCCACGCTTCGCCAGAATCGAGCCGCACTTGGTTGGTCTCGCGAAAATACTCAACGTCAATCGCGTGGCTCGCGGCTTGCGCGGCGGCATTCACTGCAATTTCGGCGCGGCGATACTGCCAGTACATCCACCCGCCGTCGAGCACCAAGCCCACGACAATCATCATCATCGGAAGCAAGATGACGGCTTGGACGAGATATTGCCCAGATTGATTATTGAGAAAATGGCGTAACAACTTGATCATTGAAAAATTCCTCCTGTACGCGCGTGCATAGATTTGCTTGCGTTCACGATGCAGCTTGCGAGTTCCAGTCCTCACACGATCCGTCTCCCAAGTAACTGCCATTGCACGCGTGTACGGGAAGTGAAAGATATTTCCTATCTGGACTCGGGAATAGATTTGCTGGGTCAAAGGTCAAGTGGGTATTTGTTTGGCTAATCATGGCTCTACCCGAGAGCGCCTCGATCTTTGAGCATCGTTATCGACAAGTCTTCAGGGAACACGTTGGTTCCCGGCTTGCCAGACCTGATTTTTCGTCACCTCCAATCTGAACGCCACAGCTCCACGCGTGACCAGGTTGTGGATTGCAGCGGAACACCCGAACCATTTGCAAAATCGGACACACCTGGGATGTCGCCGACGAACAGGTCATACGTCGCGATACATTGCACGGGCGTCCCACGTGCCCATCCGCCCGCCGGCGCAATCGTGATGTTTGCCCCGGCTGGATTCAGGTAAAACCCTTTGAGAGTTTCTCGTCCCGCAACCAAGCCTTGAGCGATTCCGTCGCCGGGTTGCAAGGCTTCCACCGCTGCGCGACATCCATCGTAGCTCGCCATGTCGAGTGCGATTTTCACGTAGAGCACTCGCCCAAAGAAAATCAGCGCCGCAATGATGATCAGAAAGAGCGGCAGCACCATCACAAGCTCGATGTATGCCTGTCCTGGCGAAGGATGAAGGATGAAAGATGAAAGATGAAAAACTCTATTCGATTTTCTCAGCTCTTGCTTCTTATTCATCCTTCATCCTTCATCTTTCATCCTTTCCATTACCACCATCCCCGCGGCGGTCCACCATAGAACTGCTCCAACCGCTGGAAACTTTGGGCTTGGATGTTGAGCGGTAGCGCACCCAGGTACGGCAAACTGAAGAGACTGTTGTTGCGTACTGATCCACTCACACTCCGTCGGCTGGTATCTGCGCCGAGCGCGATTGAGTACGATCTTGCGAATCCCCCAACCGCCGACTGCAACATGCGCTGTGTTCGCGCATACCCAGCCCCAGTATCACCGCCACGCATCGCGGCAAGATACGTGCCATCATGCACCGCTGCGGCTGCCGCGACCTGGTTCCACCACATCCAGGCGTAGAAAACGATTCCTGCACAGAGGATTAGGAAGACCGGCAGACCCACTGTCCACTCAACTAGGTCTTGGCCGCGTTCATCACGGTGCCATTTATCAATTCTCGATTTCGAGTTTGCGATTCTTGATCGAAAATCAGAAATCGAAAATCGAAAATGTTTATCGGATGCCTTGCAGTTGTGAATTCGCATTGCGCAGAACATCCTTGATGGTGTTGTAGAGCAGGGCAAGCACGGCAATCACGGTCACAGCAAACGCCACAATAATGGCGTATTCCATGATATCTTGGCCGGATTCCGAGCGATGGAATTGTTGTAGCGTGTTCAAGAGCTTGGTCATTTATCCACTCCTTTGAATTGAGAGGCCTTGTGGTGGGGAGCCATAGTGCCTCTCCGTTCTCACAAAACGTTTCCCGATTTATGCCGGGAGAAGTGTCCCCGCCATTCCCCCTTTCGCCCAGTCGCCCGCCTACCTTCGGATAACCCGGTCAGTAATTGTTCTCCAGTGGCGGACCGACTGGCACATCTATCGCAAGAAAAAATATTGCGCGGCTAGATAAACCCCAGGTCCCATCACGACGATGCCAATCGCCGGCAAGATCAGACAACCCACGGGCAAGACCATTTGCACCGATGCCGCCATGCCTCGCGCTTCGATGTCTTGTTGCACGCGATCCTGCATGATCCGTCCCATGCTCGTCAGTGCCTCGGCAATCGGACTGCCTAACTGCTGAGCGCGTTCGAGCAAATCGACAAAGCGTCGCACTTCATCAATGCCAGCGGCTCGCTGCGCAAATCCATTCAGCGCTTCGGTGAGCGTGTGCCCGGTCGAGATGTCGGTCGAGACCTGGCGCAATTCCTGAACGAACGGGCCGCCTGGCTTGAGCGCGATTTGTTCGAGGGCTTGCGGTAAGGCCTGCCCTGCCGCGACTTGAATCGCGAGCCGATGGAGTACGAACGCCATCTCCGTACGAATTATCTCGCGTCTTTTCTGAACGAGTTGGCGCAGGTGAAAATCCGGCAGATACAATCCCAGGATTCCCAAGCCGAGCGCCACCGGCAGAAACCCAGGTCCAATCGCAATGGCATTGAAGAGTCCGACGAGGAAAAGCATCGTCGCGATAAAAACCTTCCAGGCGTAAAAGTTGTAAACCGTGCGATAACGGGATGGATAGCCCGCGGCGATGATGAGTTCGCGATCCTTGTCTTCGCGCCGTAATAGAACGGCAAGCGTGTGACTCGCGCTGTCGAGCAAGGGACCGAGCGCACGATCCAGCAGCGGCGACAACTGAATCCGTTCACCTTCTTCGGCGCGGAGTTGCACGCGATTGCGCGAGTTGCCGATGCGTGCGACGAATGGATGCGTGACTCCTGTCCAAATCAAGAGCACACCGAGTCCACCGATCAAGGCAAGTAGGATGGTCATGCGCTCACCCCCGCGCTTTCGAGCGGCTGCACGGCGCGCGAGCCAATGCGATTCATGATGTAGTAAGCGAGAGCTGACATGATGCCAACCAAGACAATCGCGATTTGTCCAAAGAGGCTGGCATAGAAAGGTCCTTGAAGGTCAGGCGCGGTCTGGCGCAAGATCACGATGAAGGTGAAGGGAGCAAGGCAGACAATGCGCGCTTCCCAGCGAATCCGTTCTTGTGCGGTGGCGACGCGTCGTCGTCCTGATGCAAGGGCTTGTACGCTTTCACGCAATGCGGCGAGCACCGGACCGAGTTGTTGTCCTCCCGTACGTCGATTTGCAATGAGTGCCTCGACCAATCGATCAAAAATCATATCGCGTCGTCGCTTGGCGACCTTCATCAATACCTCTTCGAGATTCGCCTGTAAGGACATCTGGGTTGCGATTTCTACAAAGTCCGACCGCGCAATTTCGGGTGCATGTTCGGCGACCGTTGCAATCGCCATCTCCAAACTTCGCATTGAGGCAAACCCTTCTTGCAGAATGTTGATCACTTCGAGCAATGCCTCTTGATAGGCACGCCGTTGTTTCTCGCGTCGATCTTCAAGGTATGTCCAATAGGCGAAGAATCCCAACAGCGCACCTAGGAGTGCAGCGGCAATCGCATTCGTCAACACGAAGGCAACCACTCCCAACACAACGCCAAGGAACATCGACGTTTTGAGAAACTCGGCGGCAGTGATATTGAGATCCGCTTGGTCGAGTTTTCTCTGCAAGCGTCCCAGGAAACTGGTGTCTTCCTCATCTCTAGAAATCTTGTAGTGCGGGATTGCCATGATCGAGAGTACAAGCACCAAGACGCCCGTCGCGCCGATGAAAGCAAACAAGACATTTGGACCGTAAAGCATGAACTCCCTTTCGTTAATCCTTGGTGTATGGTCGGCGAGTGGCCACCGCAAGGAACATGAACGCAATGCCAACCTGGGAACTAACCAACAATAAAATGAATCTCATATCCTGAAACATCTAGCGTCTCCGCGTCCAGGATTCAGGAGTGCCCATGGCTCTCGGCGCGGGCGCGAACGGCATTGGATCAACACCGCGATCTCGCAAGCGGTCTGCGCGTGCAAGTGGATAAGGTGTACGAACCAAGTCTCCGCGCTCTGGATCGCGCATAAAGATCGGTTGATTCAAAATGCGATTGCCTTGTTCGACGGAACCGCTGAGTTCGATGATCTCTTCGACGCGTCGTTTCCCCGAAAACGGATCGCGCCGGAGAAAGGCGACGATGTGAAATGCTTCGGTGATCCACTCGGCAACCGTCTTGTCGTCGATCATACTGCCTTCGGAGGCGAGCTTGGTGAGTTGTACGAGACGCGTAAGCGCTTGCCCTGCTGAGTTGGCATGCACCGTCGAGAGAAACCCTTCGTGCCCCGTATTCGCCGCGAGCAACATATCAAGCGTCTCTGCACCGCGCACTTCGCCGACGACGATGCGATCAGGACGCATACGAAGTGCGTTTTGGACTAATCGTCGCTGAGTGATTTCTCCAGTACCTTCGGCATTGGCGTAGCGAACGGTCTGATAGACGACATCTTGAATCGGCAATTGCAATTCGCGCGTATCCTCGATCACAATGACGCGCTCGCCTTCGGGAAACAAACCAGCAAGAACATTCAAGAAATTCGTCTTACCGCTCGACGTTCCACCGGCGACCAAGATTCCCAGTCGCGCTTGAATCGCGGCTTTCAAGAATTGTGCGGCGGCTTCCGTAAGCGATTCCAGTTGTACCAAGTCTTGCATCTGGCGCGCGACCAAACGATGACGCCGAATCGTCATCGCCGGGCTGGGTGTGGCAACGGGCGCAATCGTCGCATTGAGGCGACTGCCGTCAGGCAACTGTGCATCGAGAATCGGATTTGCCAGATTGACTTGACGACCCGTCGGCGCGACCAAGCGATTGATGAGTTCGACAAGACTATCCGCATCGCCAGCATTTGTCTGCGTGCGATGCTTGCCGGTTTCATCGATGACCCAGATGTCTGTGCCGTTGACGATGATTTCTTCGATCCGTTCATCTCGTAGCAACGGATCAAGCGGCCCGAAACCCAGCACATCACTAACAATCCGTCGTACGATCTCGTCATCCGGTAAGTCGAGGACAGGTAACCCCTGGACGGGTTGCGCCAGCCGATAGTCGGCAATGATTTGGCGAGTCAGCGTCTCGACCTTCTGACGGGTTGCTTCTGTTGGATGTGAAAGTTCGTATGGGTCAGATGTCGCCATTAACTTCTGGCGCACTTGGCGCAAGACGACGCGATACGGATTCTCGCCCGCTTCAGGTCGTCGCAATGCGGCACCAACGAGTTGAGATAGTTCACTTGCTTTCGCCGTGGATGAGTTGAGGTTCGGTGACGACATTGGCTATTCCTGGCTTGTCTCCGGCACCCATCGCGCGAGCCGACGCAGCGAATCCAGCACGGCGAGCGTGGCGCTCAAGTTCACGATGTTGTAGTAAATGACCAGGACTGTACCGAATGACCATTCCACGTTTAGAACAAGGAGCCAAGCAAAATTGAAAAGCCACAATAAGAGATTCGCGCTGGCGACGAAA
This window encodes:
- a CDS encoding pilus assembly protein, which translates into the protein MIKLLRHFLNNQSGQYLVQAVILLPMMMIVVGLVLDGGWMYWQYRRAEIAVNAAAQAASHAIDVEYFRETNQVRLDSGEAWSAASGFVNINQRGQMQVAGIHIGNNQVIVNANAQVQTIFFRLAGISSLSMRVEGRAYPAFGINSEGQ
- a CDS encoding CpaF family protein; amino-acid sequence: MSSPNLNSSTAKASELSQLVGAALRRPEAGENPYRVVLRQVRQKLMATSDPYELSHPTEATRQKVETLTRQIIADYRLAQPVQGLPVLDLPDDEIVRRIVSDVLGFGPLDPLLRDERIEEIIVNGTDIWVIDETGKHRTQTNAGDADSLVELINRLVAPTGRQVNLANPILDAQLPDGSRLNATIAPVATPSPAMTIRRHRLVARQMQDLVQLESLTEAAAQFLKAAIQARLGILVAGGTSSGKTNFLNVLAGLFPEGERVIVIEDTRELQLPIQDVVYQTVRYANAEGTGEITQRRLVQNALRMRPDRIVVGEVRGAETLDMLLAANTGHEGFLSTVHANSAGQALTRLVQLTKLASEGSMIDDKTVAEWITEAFHIVAFLRRDPFSGKRRVEEIIELSGSVEQGNRILNQPIFMRDPERGDLVRTPYPLARADRLRDRGVDPMPFAPAPRAMGTPESWTRRR
- a CDS encoding type II secretion system F family protein, producing MTILLALIGGLGVLLIWTGVTHPFVARIGNSRNRVQLRAEEGERIQLSPLLDRALGPLLDSASHTLAVLLRREDKDRELIIAAGYPSRYRTVYNFYAWKVFIATMLFLVGLFNAIAIGPGFLPVALGLGILGLYLPDFHLRQLVQKRREIIRTEMAFVLHRLAIQVAAGQALPQALEQIALKPGGPFVQELRQVSTDISTGHTLTEALNGFAQRAAGIDEVRRFVDLLERAQQLGSPIAEALTSMGRIMQDRVQQDIEARGMAASVQMVLPVGCLILPAIGIVVMGPGVYLAAQYFFLR
- a CDS encoding pilus assembly protein: MNKKQELRKSNRVFHLSSFILHPSPGQAYIELVMVLPLFLIIIAALIFFGRVLYVKIALDMASYDGCRAAVEALQPGDGIAQGLVAGRETLKGFYLNPAGANITIAPAGGWARGTPVQCIATYDLFVGDIPGVSDFANGSGVPLQSTTWSRVELWRSDWR